The following DNA comes from Camelina sativa cultivar DH55 chromosome 14, Cs, whole genome shotgun sequence.
tttgttttaccTCTCTGCTTAATTAGGAACCTCCATCAAATAGTTTATGTTGgttatatcaaatttttgttaGAGAACCCCGACATATCCGGGCAACGTACTAGTTTTGCATGTAATCTCAGGTTTTCACATCAAATAATTGTAGGTTTTCAATaaagttacaaatattattgaatcaatataaaaaccatatttcAACAAATTGAATATACTTAcggaacaattaaaaaaaatgtagagcaatttaacccaaaaaaaaaaaagaataattaattatgaaaagaCAATGGGAATGACTggcagacaaaaacaaaaccaaagaagaaactttaaaagaaaaaaaacacacacacacaatcaaTCAAGGGCACATAGCAAATTTGCACACCAATGGAACCAATGCAAGATGATAATAGTTCAAACTAAAGACGAGTTCGGCATAACACTCTCTGGAATCCATCCAAGGAGCTGGCCGTAACGTTGATCATAATCGGCGTACACACAGCCTTCAACGTACGTCTCCTCGACCTGAATATCCACGTCTTGTAGCTCACTCTAGCAGTTATATACACTTCCATTTCGATCGTCCCTTTCGTTTTCTCAGCCCTCAAGTCCTTGGCATTGAACTTAGACAGTGCCACGTTATGCGACACAAGCTGCGTCTCGATCCTCGTCTCGTTCTTAGAACGTTGCTTGAAAGGAGAGATCTCTTTGTGAGCAACCGACTGGTTATGGTGAGCCGTGGAGATATGCATGGAGTGGTATCTTACGGAGACATGTTTCTCCGGGTTGTATGATTTGATCACATAGCTGAATTTGGCGTTAATGTGATCGTCTTTGTTTCCTATAGCAAAATCTTGGACCGACGCGGCTTCTACCGTGTAGATGAGTCGCTTTGGCCTGAGGGTGAGGTATGTGATCAATATAGCGAGACCCACAAGGAGTCCTAAGAGGACGAGGGCGACGATGATGCATAGGACAGGGTTCATACGCCTGCCCGGAAGCGCTTGTGGTCGAGGTTGCGATTGCGTTAGCGATTGTGGTTGCGTTCGCCGAGGAGGTTGGTGAGCTTGGTTTGGAGGAACCATTGTCAGAGAAGATTTTTACGTACTTGTAGTTAATTGTTGGAGAAAGGATAGAGAGAGCAAAAGGATTAATTTGATTGCTTTGCTTATGGTTCGatacttatataaatatataaagggAGTAAATACGGACAGTTAGATTCTTTGCCTTTGTATAAGGATTAGTCCCGAAACTATTGATTGAATACTCTTAATTCTTTAGCATTGCTTGTGAATAAATCAAGAAATCTCGGAAGCTGGAAGATTcctactttattttattttatttttcttcttggtttAATTCTTTGCTTCTTGTTGCAACGTTATATCACTAGAACTTTAGatatttataagttataactatcAATAATAGTTTAGCTGTAAATTTGGtcgtatatatatgtatgtatatctaAACATCAACGATCTCATTCAcatataaatgttaaaattttcattaacactcacataaataataaagaaagaaactagaTTAGGGTCTGTGCTAGAGCACAGgtttaaattctttttatttatattgtaatttttatataaaatataacttatgtaattattttttaaagttgtagtgaataaaacattatgcaataaaattatgctaaatatgatgaacCCGTTGCTAGAGCACATattgaaatttcatttttttattttgtaatttttatttaaatcaccatatatgtgattgttttagttgtttaaaaaattgtttttttatgaaACACTATGCCAttaaatcatatgttgaatatgaCCTATGGAAAAAAACGTatattttgtattgattttgaCCCGCCGTACATCACGaattaagttatttgataatgtttgttaattttctttgaattgtttactgtttaaaattatatattgtattttgattgttaattctatgacttaaccCACAGTATACCGcaaaattaactttttgttacaatattaatttaatcaacttaattagatatatcgattaatttaatatttatattattaacaaaataatgaaatgatattttacccGTGGAGCAgcaaattaatgaaatttcaaatttatattagtatatattcaAACACATCATATCATATAACCCCTCTTGTAATATTTTAACTTGTAGTACCCCATGAATTGTAATGTACTAATGTGTATAAACATAATAATCATCATTATAagtatgataaaattaaaagacatGAACCGAAAGATGATACCTTATCAAAAGGTAACGATAGATTATTGATCTGTTTATTTTGTAGTATAATTGGAAATCACTCTTAATCTGCGgaagaataattatttttttagatttgtttgcctatggttaattaaatattttttagagattttatcTTATTCTTTCTAATAGCCTGTTTTAGAGGATTTTAAATCGAGATTAACTAATTGTTATAACTCATATAACCTATATaaactatcaaataatcaaataattaattttataatctatattatataatctacaaaagaaagttgtgtacttccattttattatataggggattctATGTAATTGGTTTTAACTTAGTTATCAAGAAAATCAACATTCTGGTCTTCACatgtttacccaaaaaaaaaaaaattaacattctGATTCACATGTAAGTATTTTACAGTTTCAGTAATAGAGAATAATTGATTTGAGATGAAAGCCTAAAAGTATTTTTGAAGAGAGATATATTCCAATTTACAGTACTTTAACTAATATTGTTAATCTGGTACGATTAATTATGCTACTTTGCTTTGTCGAAAGCCTTTGTAACTTTTCCTTTCCAAAGATGTGTTAACGGAAAAAGAtggtcagaaaaaaaaaactattgcggggaaaataagaaaaaaatctcgAACGACTTTTTCTGAAATAATCCCCTGCATTTTGTTTGGCCAATTGTAACGTTATCTGCAGAAATAAATTCACAtccatatatatcaaaaattcaaaataagaCATATGAAACGACAGCCCCGTTCACTTGAATGTGCCCAACCATAAGGTCCATAAACACTCAAGCTGAATCAGAGTCTCCCCTCTTTTaacttcagctcctaagcctTTCTTTCCGTTAGACTTCTGTCTCATATGTTACTACGATAATAATTTTAACGCCTGACAACCACATGTGCAGCGAATGCTCCGAATAGGTCTTGTTCTTCGTATGCTCCGCCGGTTCAACtgtcgggaaaaaaaaaattgtcggtTCATGACTTTGGGCTTAAGGGGagtgatttaatatatttgggCCCAGGCCCAGTGGACATCTGTTTCGTCGTCGACTCGCCGGGGAATTTCAGAACAGAGCAACGTGGAGGCTTCTTTCttattgtaactttttttttctcttttctaaattttgttcaTGTAACAAGAAACACGGTCGATCAGATCAAAACCTATTCATAGTGCATCgtcttttgttgttattttcaccTTCAATCAAGTGTGCGCTCGATCGATCGATCGAGTTAaaaagttgttttcttttcagcAGAAAGCGAAATATGTGTTGCTCAGCTCTCGTCAAACAAAAACACGTTGGTGCGAAGTATGTGTTCCATTAAACCGATATAACAAGAAGAATTACTACAAATAGATAAatcaacagtaaaaaaaaatttaaaatcaagaGAAACATTGCCAAAGGTTCCGAAGTTGCCCGGTCAGAGAGAAAGATACATAATGTTCAAGTCTTGTCCATTGCGGTTGCCGTTAACCATACGTTTTCAAGTTGGTCAAAATCTCGATCTCTCTTCTCGTCCCAACATGTTCACCAACTCTTCTTACTATACCGTATAGCTAGTAGCTATGGGTGATCCCTTAAACTGGTTCAGGACAAGATCAGAAGAATAAGCATAGTTATTAGAAGAATAGAGGCAAAgagaaaaatgataataatCATCATTAAACGACTAACCAGCTGAAGACCTTCGTCTTGAGATATTGGCCCTTCTTTGCTCTTATTGTTAGCCATATGCTTCCGGGTAATAGATGCCGATCATAAGTTGTGGAAGATACAGGAAGAGGGTTTTATAGAAAATGCATGTGACTAGAGTAGTGAAACTTGAGAAAAAGTTATTGCGAAGTGATGATACTTGCTTTTTGTACTATAAAGTATGCTTTTGTAATTAGTATAATCAactcaaagagaaaaaaatacagTTGAAGTGGgatctatttttctttttgacgtttttcttttgtgatatATTTCAACAAATGGAATCACTAGCGGAATATTCCTTTTGGTGTTGCTTATGCACAAATTGATATTGTTTTCTAAACACTACATGTTTGCAGTCTATTTAGTTGGTTTGTGTATATGCCGTATACAAGCTATagacaaacacacacatacacgtTCTCACGTGTATATGTATAGTTCGTGGTGGAGACTGAaggaggagaaaggatcttccAAGGGATATGCGGCGACCAACTTCAATGCTCAGCATGCAATGACTCCTTTTACTTTTACCTTTTTCCATTCCCATTAACTTTTCCCTTTTTCTGCATCACTTGTCAATAGCTCTGTTTCAACAAACGCACACATGATCCCATAATG
Coding sequences within:
- the LOC104739399 gene encoding uncharacterized protein At1g08160-like, with product MVPPNQAHQPPRRTQPQSLTQSQPRPQALPGRRMNPVLCIIVALVLLGLLVGLAILITYLTLRPKRLIYTVEAASVQDFAIGNKDDHINAKFSYVIKSYNPEKHVSVRYHSMHISTAHHNQSVAHKEISPFKQRSKNETRIETQLVSHNVALSKFNAKDLRAEKTKGTIEMEVYITARVSYKTWIFRSRRRTLKAVCTPIMINVTASSLDGFQRVLCRTRL